The genomic window ATAATTATTCAGTTCTTTTAACGATTTACATCGTTAAAAAGTTGTTTTGTTTCCTGGTATTTTTTATCGGAACATACTTATTAAATATCCCGTTCTTTTCTTTGACTGTATACTTATTCCGGTTTATATATTGCAACCCCCCTCACATAATATTTATATTACATGAGGGGGGTTTAATTGCTATTTCAAAAATTTTTAGTTCATCCAAGCAGTTTTTTCAATATGTCGTTGACCATTTGCGGATTTGCCTTTCCTTTTGTTTCCTTCATCATCTGGCCTACCAGAAATCCCATGGCTTTTTCCTTGCCGTTTTTATAGTCCTGGACTGATTTTGGATTTTCTTCAATAACCTTTTGGGCTATTTTTTCAAGTTCAGATTCATCAGATATCTGCACAAGCCCTTTTTCTTTGACTATAGCCTCCGGGTCCTTTCCGGTTTCAAACATATCTCTAAAGACCTCTTTGGCTATTTTGCCGCTGATGGTGCCTTTATCTATCATGGAAAGCATACCGGCCAGTTGTTCCGGTCTGAACTTAATTTGTTCCACTTCCATTCCCTTTTCATTCATGAGGCCCATCATTTCCACCATTACCCAGTTGCTGACGGTTTTGGGGTCATGGTAGTGGGCGATACATTCCTCATAAAAGTCAGATAAAGCCTTGGAAGAAGTGATGACGCCGGCATCGTAAGCAGGAAGCCCAAAATCCTTCATATACCGTTCCTTTCGAGTATCGGGCAGTTCCGGAAGATTTGCCTTTATTTCCCTTATCCAGTCTCTGTCAATGACCATTGGCACCAGGTCCGGGTCGGGAAAATAACGGTAATCATGGGCTTCTTCCTTGCTCCTCATGGATACCGTTATGCCTCTTGCTTCATCCCACCTCCGGGTTTCCTGCACTAAAGAGCCACCATCTTCCAGCACTTCCCTCTGCCTTTTTTCTTCATATTCCAGGCTGCGCCTTACGGCTTTAAAAGAACCCAGGTTTTTAATCTCTATTTTGGTGCCAAATTTTTCAGAACCCTCGGGTCTTATGGATATATTCACATCACACCTGAGGGATCCTTCCTCCATCTTGCAGTCGGAAACCTCGATGTACTGCAGGATGGATTTCAATTTATTGAGGTAAAGCCACGCCTCTTCCGGCGAGCGCATATCCGGTTCCGATACAATTTCTATAAGAGGCACTCCGGTGCGGTTCAAATCCACCAGAGAATAGCCCTTGCCCTCTTCATGGACCAGCTTGCCTGCATCCTCTTCCAGATGCACTCTGGTAATTCCGATGCGGCGGGTCTTTCCACCGGCTTCTATTTCAATATATCCTTTTTTTGCCAGAGGTAAATCGTACTGGGAAATCTGATATGCTTTGGGT from Biomaibacter acetigenes includes these protein-coding regions:
- the gatB gene encoding Asp-tRNA(Asn)/Glu-tRNA(Gln) amidotransferase subunit GatB; the encoded protein is MNYETIIGLEVHVELFTKSKVFCGCSTEFGGDPNTHCCPICLGMPGVLPVANKKAVEYAIKAGLALNCEIADFSKFDRKNYFYPDLPKAYQISQYDLPLAKKGYIEIEAGGKTRRIGITRVHLEEDAGKLVHEEGKGYSLVDLNRTGVPLIEIVSEPDMRSPEEAWLYLNKLKSILQYIEVSDCKMEEGSLRCDVNISIRPEGSEKFGTKIEIKNLGSFKAVRRSLEYEEKRQREVLEDGGSLVQETRRWDEARGITVSMRSKEEAHDYRYFPDPDLVPMVIDRDWIREIKANLPELPDTRKERYMKDFGLPAYDAGVITSSKALSDFYEECIAHYHDPKTVSNWVMVEMMGLMNEKGMEVEQIKFRPEQLAGMLSMIDKGTISGKIAKEVFRDMFETGKDPEAIVKEKGLVQISDESELEKIAQKVIEENPKSVQDYKNGKEKAMGFLVGQMMKETKGKANPQMVNDILKKLLG